In a genomic window of Theropithecus gelada isolate Dixy chromosome 15, Tgel_1.0, whole genome shotgun sequence:
- the SLC25A51 gene encoding solute carrier family 25 member 51, whose translation MMDSEAHEKRPPILTSSKQDISPHITNVGEMKHYLCGCCAAFNNVAITFPIQKVLFRQQLYGIKTRDAILQLRRDGFRNLYRGILPPLMQKTTTLALMFGLYEDLSCLLHKHVSAPEFATCGVAAVLAGTTEAIFTPLERVQTLLQDHKHHDKFTNTYQAFKALKCHGIGEYYRGLVPILFRNGLSNVLFFGLRGPIKEHLPTATTHSAHLVNDFICGGLLGAMLGFLFFPINVVKTRIQSQIGGEFQSFPKVFQKIWLERDRKLINLFRGAHLNYHRSLISWGIINATYEFLLKVI comes from the coding sequence ATGATGGATTCAGAAGCTCATGAAAAGAGGCCACCAATACTAACATCTTCAAAACAAGATATATCACCTCATATTACAAATGTTGGTGAGATGAAGCATTACTTGTGTGGCTGCTGTGCAGCCTTCAACAATGTTGCAATCACATTTCCCATTCAGAAGGTCCTCTTTCGACAACAGCTGTATGGCATCAAAACACGGGATGCAATACTTCAGTTGAGAAGGGATGGATTTCGAAATTTGTATCGTGGAATCCTTCCCCCATTGATGCAGAAGACAACTACACTTGCACTTATGTTTGGTCTCTATGAAGATTTATCCTGCCTTCTCCACAAGCATGTCAGTGCTCCAGAGTTTGCAACCTGTGGCGTGGCGGCAGTGCTTGCAGGGACAACAGAAGCAATTTTCACTCCACTGGAAAGAGTTCAGACATTGCTTCAAGACCACAAGCATCATGACAAATTTACCAACACTTATCAGGCTTTCAAGGCACTGAAATGTCATGGAATTGGAGAGTATTACCGGGGCTTGGTGCCCATTCTTTTCCGGAATGGACTCAGCAATGTCTTGTTTTTTGGCCTTCGAGGTCCCATTAAGGAGCATCTGCCTACCGCGACGACTCACAGTGCTCATTTGGTCAATGATTTTATCTGTGGAGGTCTATTGGGTGCCATGTTGGGATTCTTGTTTTTTCCAATTAATGTTGTAAAAACTCGCATACAGTCTCAGATTGGTGGGGAATTTCAGTCTTTCCCCAAGGTTTTCCAAAAAATCTGGCTGGAACGGGACAGAAAACTGATAAATCTTTTCAGAGGTGCCCATCTGAATTACCATCGGTCCCTTATTTCTTGGGGCATAATCAATGCAACTTATGAGTTCTTGTTAAAGGTTATATGA